One window of the Archaeoglobus sulfaticallidus PM70-1 genome contains the following:
- a CDS encoding KH domain-containing protein → MYRHQTEIRVPESRVGVIVGKDGETKKEIEEKTGCEMIVRKDGAITLICEDTIGFLKAQNIIKAIANGFSPSTAFKLLNDFVTLEIIDISEYVPENAVKRIMGRIIGKDGKMKKTIEETLEVNLSIRDKSVAIIGDVENVGVAREAIMMLIDGSTHSTVMKFMERRKRDIKSKTLDWRETIDGL, encoded by the coding sequence ATGTACAGGCATCAGACCGAAATAAGGGTTCCCGAGAGCAGAGTGGGTGTTATTGTTGGAAAAGACGGGGAGACGAAGAAGGAAATAGAAGAGAAGACTGGCTGTGAGATGATTGTGAGAAAGGATGGGGCCATAACCCTTATCTGTGAGGATACGATAGGTTTTCTGAAGGCGCAGAACATCATAAAGGCTATTGCAAATGGTTTTTCTCCTTCAACGGCTTTCAAGCTTTTGAATGATTTTGTGACTCTAGAGATTATAGACATATCCGAGTATGTTCCTGAAAACGCTGTGAAACGCATTATGGGCAGGATAATCGGAAAAGATGGCAAGATGAAGAAGACCATAGAGGAGACACTTGAAGTTAATCTGTCTATAAGGGATAAGAGTGTTGCCATAATAGGGGATGTGGAGAATGTCGGTGTTGCGAGAGAGGCTATTATGATGCTCATCGATGGCTCAACACACTCTACGGTTATGAAATTCATGGAGAGGAGGAAGAGGGACATCAAATCAAAAACACTTGACTGGAGAGAAACCATAGATGGGTTGTGA
- a CDS encoding serine protein kinase RIO, which yields MKGFDDKELKNIERYLDKLRIKERDQDDRKIFAEVLDKRTLITLYKLSKKYIQALGGVVSTGKEANVFYADGLVDGEEMPLAVKIYRIETSEFHKMEDYLFGDKRFDMKKISKKTIIYIWAEKEFRNLQKAYQEGVNVPRPVHYLKNILLMEFLGEDEIPSPSLFDLRKNLADFVNPKDLLEEILENVERLVVSAELVHADLSEYNILLHNGKPYFIDMGQAVLLDHPNSISFLERDLKNISRFFEKFGLKFDAGEFLSELMNKIEVER from the coding sequence AAAAATATTGAGAGGTATCTCGATAAGCTCAGGATCAAGGAAAGAGATCAGGATGACAGGAAAATTTTTGCAGAAGTTCTTGATAAGAGGACACTTATAACTCTTTACAAGTTATCAAAGAAGTACATTCAGGCTTTAGGTGGAGTTGTCAGCACGGGAAAGGAGGCCAATGTGTTCTATGCTGATGGTCTGGTTGATGGAGAGGAGATGCCTCTTGCAGTAAAGATATACAGAATCGAAACGAGCGAGTTTCACAAGATGGAAGATTACCTCTTCGGAGATAAGAGGTTCGATATGAAAAAAATCTCGAAGAAGACTATAATCTATATATGGGCTGAGAAGGAATTCAGAAATCTGCAGAAAGCCTATCAGGAGGGAGTAAATGTCCCGAGGCCAGTTCATTACCTCAAGAACATACTGCTCATGGAGTTTCTTGGAGAAGATGAGATACCCTCGCCATCCCTCTTTGATTTAAGGAAAAACCTAGCAGATTTCGTAAATCCAAAGGATCTGCTGGAGGAGATTCTGGAGAATGTGGAGAGACTCGTTGTATCTGCCGAACTTGTTCATGCGGATCTGAGCGAGTACAACATCCTCTTGCATAATGGTAAGCCGTACTTCATAGATATGGGCCAGGCGGTACTTCTGGATCATCCCAACTCGATCAGCTTTCTTGAGAGGGATCTGAAAAACATCTCAAGATTTTTTGAAAAGTTCGGGCTGAAATTCGATGCTGGAGAGTTTTTGTCCGAATTGATGAACAAAATTGAGGTGGAGAGGTGA